The Polaribacter tangerinus genome has a segment encoding these proteins:
- a CDS encoding Eco57I restriction-modification methylase domain-containing protein produces MSIFQNTVVNKYLKNQETQVLSQKWEIYKTHFLDPTKQENIRNAKEEQYQEGFLRDLFVNVFGYTLNPNTNFNLTTELKNVKDSKKADGGIIIDNKVFGVIELKGTNTTDLSKVEAQAFGYKNNQTDCVYVITSNFEKLRFYIDNATEYIAFNLFTLTEEDFKLLYLCVAFENIKKHIPKKLKEESLSQEEEITKQLYKDYSLFKRELFQDLTKQNPQFEPLELFKKSQKLLDRFLFLFFAEDRNLLPPNSVRLILTQWKQLKDLDAYDPLYNRFKKYFGYLNTGFKGKQYDIFAYNGGLFKPDEILDSIIIDDDLLYKYTLKLADYDFASEVDVNILGHIFENSLNELDEVKAQLEGTAIDKSTTKRKKDGVFYTPKYITKYIVENTVGKLCDEKKKALSIIETDYFTDKKRQKKTIKPLVEKLSTYRDWLLQLTICDPACGSGAFLNEALNFLIAEHGYVDELQAKLFGDAMVLSDVENSILENNLFGVDLNEESVEIAKLSLWLRTAQPNRKLNSLNNNIKCGNSLIDDPEIGGDKVFNWEKEFPQVFAKGGFDVVIGNPPYVRKQGLMEHYPEMCVYYESKYVSATANYDLYALFMEASYKIINDKGIVSFILPHKFLVSDFGKGIRTFFKKNTAVENLVHFGSEIVFKDAATYTCIVDLTKTHKEKVKFKKVNPHSLFELFVWDTMSYANLSSDNWDLQSESVFDVIENLKTQPYTVDDVFDKIFQGIASGGDKFFTLELLEKKGDIGVFYSEMNRCKVEVELNILKPIIGGRDVFKYEKPLIKKYIIFPYIIKDKKTISMRFDEIEDDFPLSAKYFKQNEDFLRNREKGRFNNEDEWFLFSRKQGISNVEISKIMTREISLGCNMTYDQNGEYYHNTKVYSFVKNEKFDVDEKYYLGILNSKLMWFFLKNTGSEYGGGYYVFKTNYLKPFPLPEISANSDLMIYNVNQILSSSKNLQDISSKFQRTLQRKFEALEKLPKKLENWYLLTFADFVKELKKKKIKLSLAEESEWEDYFLQEQQKAQVLKNEINQTDKEIDAMVYELYDLTNEQIAIVENI; encoded by the coding sequence ATGTCAATCTTTCAAAATACAGTAGTAAACAAGTACCTTAAAAACCAAGAAACCCAAGTTTTATCTCAAAAATGGGAGATATATAAAACGCATTTTTTAGATCCAACCAAGCAGGAGAATATTAGAAATGCAAAAGAGGAACAATACCAAGAAGGTTTTTTAAGAGATTTATTTGTTAATGTATTTGGATATACCTTAAACCCAAACACTAACTTCAACCTTACTACAGAACTAAAAAATGTAAAAGACAGCAAGAAGGCAGATGGTGGTATAATTATAGATAATAAAGTATTTGGTGTTATAGAGTTAAAAGGAACGAATACCACAGATTTATCTAAGGTAGAAGCGCAAGCCTTTGGTTATAAGAACAACCAGACAGATTGTGTGTATGTAATTACGTCTAACTTTGAAAAATTACGTTTTTATATAGACAATGCTACAGAGTATATAGCGTTTAATCTATTTACGCTAACAGAAGAAGATTTTAAATTATTGTATTTGTGTGTAGCTTTTGAGAATATTAAAAAACACATCCCTAAAAAATTAAAAGAGGAATCTCTTAGCCAAGAGGAAGAAATTACCAAACAACTTTATAAAGATTATTCACTTTTTAAGCGTGAATTGTTTCAAGATTTAACAAAACAAAACCCACAATTTGAGCCTTTAGAACTCTTTAAAAAATCTCAAAAGTTATTAGATAGGTTCTTATTTCTGTTTTTTGCAGAAGATAGAAACTTACTGCCACCAAATTCTGTTAGACTCATTCTAACGCAATGGAAACAACTGAAAGACTTAGATGCATATGACCCTCTTTATAATAGATTTAAAAAATATTTTGGCTATTTAAATACTGGGTTTAAAGGCAAACAGTACGATATATTTGCATACAATGGAGGTTTATTTAAGCCAGATGAAATTTTAGATAGTATCATAATAGATGATGATCTCTTATATAAATACACGCTAAAACTAGCAGATTATGATTTTGCATCTGAAGTAGACGTAAATATTCTAGGTCATATTTTTGAAAACTCTCTAAATGAGTTAGATGAAGTTAAAGCACAATTAGAGGGCACAGCTATAGATAAAAGTACTACCAAGCGTAAAAAAGATGGTGTCTTTTATACCCCTAAATATATTACTAAGTATATAGTAGAAAATACTGTTGGAAAACTCTGTGATGAGAAGAAAAAAGCACTTAGTATAATTGAAACCGATTATTTTACAGATAAAAAAAGACAAAAGAAAACCATAAAACCCTTAGTAGAAAAATTAAGTACATATAGAGATTGGTTACTGCAACTTACTATTTGTGACCCTGCCTGTGGTTCTGGTGCCTTTTTAAATGAAGCCTTAAATTTTTTAATCGCAGAACATGGGTATGTAGATGAACTACAAGCCAAGCTATTTGGAGATGCTATGGTGCTGAGTGATGTTGAAAATAGCATTTTAGAAAACAACCTTTTTGGCGTAGATTTAAATGAAGAGTCTGTAGAAATTGCCAAACTTTCTTTGTGGTTAAGAACTGCACAGCCTAACAGAAAACTAAACAGCTTAAATAACAATATAAAATGTGGTAATTCTTTAATTGATGATCCTGAAATTGGAGGAGATAAAGTTTTTAATTGGGAAAAAGAATTTCCACAAGTATTTGCTAAAGGCGGCTTTGATGTGGTCATTGGAAATCCACCTTATGTTAGAAAACAGGGATTAATGGAGCATTATCCAGAAATGTGTGTCTATTACGAAAGTAAATATGTGTCTGCAACTGCAAATTATGACTTATATGCTTTGTTTATGGAGGCATCCTACAAAATTATAAACGATAAAGGAATAGTTTCTTTTATTCTTCCTCATAAGTTTTTAGTAAGTGATTTTGGAAAAGGAATTAGAACGTTTTTTAAAAAAAATACAGCTGTTGAAAATTTAGTGCATTTTGGGTCTGAAATTGTATTTAAGGATGCAGCAACTTATACTTGTATTGTAGATTTAACAAAAACGCATAAAGAAAAGGTAAAATTTAAAAAAGTAAATCCACATAGCCTTTTTGAACTTTTTGTTTGGGATACAATGTCATATGCTAATTTATCAAGTGATAATTGGGATTTACAAAGCGAAAGTGTATTTGATGTGATTGAAAATTTAAAAACACAACCCTATACAGTTGATGATGTTTTTGATAAAATTTTTCAAGGAATTGCTAGTGGTGGTGATAAGTTTTTTACATTAGAATTACTTGAAAAAAAAGGTGATATAGGAGTCTTTTATTCTGAAATGAATCGTTGTAAGGTTGAAGTTGAGTTAAATATTTTAAAACCTATTATTGGTGGGAGAGATGTTTTTAAGTATGAAAAGCCATTAATTAAAAAATATATAATATTTCCTTACATAATTAAAGATAAAAAAACCATTTCAATGAGGTTTGATGAAATTGAGGATGATTTTCCTTTATCTGCCAAGTATTTTAAACAAAATGAAGACTTTTTAAGAAATCGTGAAAAAGGAAGATTCAATAATGAAGATGAATGGTTTTTGTTTAGTAGAAAACAAGGTATTTCCAATGTTGAAATATCTAAAATTATGACAAGAGAAATATCTTTAGGTTGTAATATGACATATGATCAAAATGGAGAATATTACCATAACACTAAAGTTTATTCATTTGTTAAAAACGAAAAATTTGACGTTGATGAAAAGTATTATTTGGGTATTTTAAATTCAAAATTAATGTGGTTTTTTCTAAAGAATACAGGATCAGAGTATGGAGGGGGTTACTATGTTTTTAAAACAAATTATTTAAAACCTTTTCCTTTACCTGAAATTTCTGCAAACTCAGATCTAATGATTTATAATGTAAATCAAATTCTTTCAAGCAGTAAAAACTTACAAGATATCTCTTCAAAATTCCAAAGAACACTTCAACGAAAATTTGAGGCTTTAGAAAAACTACCCAAAAAATTAGAGAATTGGTATTTACTCACTTTTGCAGATTTTGTAAAAGAACTAAAAAAGAAGAAAATAAAATTAAGTTTGGCTGAAGAGTCAGAATGGGAAGATTATTTTTTACAAGAACAACAAAAAGCACAAGTTCTAAAAAATGAAATAAATCAAACAGATAAGGAAATAGATGCTATGGTTTATGAGTTGTATGATCTTACTAATGAACAAATTGCAATTGTAGAAAACATATAG
- a CDS encoding HD family phosphohydrolase, with protein MSNFINKIYKNNTIIYKVLLFLITTISIVYLFPKGGQFKYDFSNGQLWKYDNLYAPFDFAIQKSEEEIIIEKKKIDAFSKLYFTYDSLTVNTVKEVFKTRIYTLKSSDSLSIKEIEKLYALGLRIVDKVYRTGFLELASQDRVSNKEELIALRTGNIVKDIAFKKLHSSSDVLNIIMNSLSTKTNAYEEKLLFSILSEIIEPNVTFDADFSEKIVENEIANISYTKGKVSSGELIILKGDIVEGKKLAILNSLKSESESKVWTESNYNWIIVGYTILVSLALLMLLLFLKKNRKEIYHNNNKITFIFFNVFLMIFVQTIVIKYNSDYLYVVPLSILPIVLKAFFDARLGLFTHVLTVLLLGYIVPNSFEFIYLHIIAGIVTILSVSELYKRASLFISVAQITGIYMLTYFAFSIIKEGNASQINLEYFISFAANGALSFLAIILIYIYEKIFGLVSDVTLLELSNTNSKLLRELNEKAPGTFQHSMQVANLAEAAANEIGANSMLVRTGALYHDIGKMVNPMYFIENQTTGVNPHNDLPPLDSAKIILNHVIKGVEIAKKHNLPDRVIDFIRTHHGTSTVYYFYMKEKELQENREVDIKKFQYQGPNPFSKETAILMMCDAAEAASKSLKTPNSQVISDLIDKITEKQLSENQFLNSDITFKEIEIIKKVIKKKLLNIYHLRVEYPE; from the coding sequence ATGAGTAATTTTATTAATAAAATATATAAGAACAACACAATTATTTATAAGGTGCTGTTGTTTTTAATTACCACAATTTCTATTGTTTACTTATTTCCTAAAGGAGGGCAATTTAAGTATGATTTTAGTAACGGTCAGCTATGGAAATATGATAATTTGTATGCTCCTTTTGATTTTGCAATTCAGAAATCTGAAGAAGAAATTATTATAGAAAAGAAAAAGATAGATGCTTTTTCGAAGCTATATTTTACTTACGATTCATTAACCGTTAATACTGTTAAAGAAGTTTTTAAAACACGAATATACACGCTAAAAAGTTCAGATTCTCTAAGTATTAAAGAAATAGAGAAGCTATATGCTTTAGGTTTACGAATAGTTGACAAGGTGTATAGAACTGGTTTTTTAGAATTGGCAAGTCAAGATAGGGTTTCAAATAAAGAAGAGTTAATTGCATTAAGAACAGGTAATATTGTTAAAGATATCGCTTTTAAAAAGTTACATTCCTCTAGCGATGTTTTAAATATTATTATGAACTCACTTTCAACTAAAACGAATGCTTATGAAGAAAAGTTGCTTTTTTCAATATTATCTGAAATAATTGAACCGAATGTAACTTTTGATGCTGATTTTTCTGAAAAAATAGTAGAGAATGAAATTGCTAATATATCCTATACTAAAGGAAAAGTTTCATCTGGTGAGCTTATTATTTTAAAGGGTGATATTGTAGAAGGTAAAAAATTAGCGATTTTGAATTCCTTAAAAAGTGAATCTGAGTCTAAAGTTTGGACCGAGTCTAATTACAATTGGATTATTGTAGGATATACAATTTTAGTGTCTTTAGCACTTTTGATGTTGTTACTATTTCTAAAAAAGAATAGAAAAGAAATTTATCATAACAACAATAAAATTACATTTATCTTCTTCAATGTATTTTTAATGATTTTTGTACAAACAATTGTTATAAAATACAACTCAGATTATTTATATGTGGTGCCATTAAGTATATTACCAATAGTGTTAAAAGCTTTTTTTGATGCTAGGTTAGGCCTATTTACCCATGTTTTAACTGTGTTATTATTGGGGTATATTGTACCAAATAGTTTCGAGTTTATTTACTTACACATTATAGCAGGTATAGTAACAATTTTATCTGTTTCAGAGCTTTATAAAAGAGCAAGTTTATTTATATCAGTAGCTCAAATTACTGGTATTTACATGCTTACATATTTTGCTTTTTCTATTATTAAAGAAGGAAATGCCTCTCAAATTAACTTAGAATATTTTATTTCTTTTGCGGCCAATGGCGCTTTATCTTTTTTAGCAATCATACTAATTTACATTTATGAAAAAATTTTCGGATTGGTTTCAGATGTTACATTGTTAGAACTGTCTAATACGAATTCTAAATTATTAAGGGAACTTAATGAAAAGGCACCAGGTACATTTCAGCACTCTATGCAAGTTGCTAATTTAGCAGAAGCAGCAGCAAATGAAATCGGAGCAAACTCTATGTTGGTAAGAACAGGAGCATTATATCATGATATTGGTAAAATGGTAAACCCGATGTATTTTATAGAAAATCAAACAACAGGCGTTAATCCGCATAACGATTTACCTCCTTTAGATAGTGCAAAAATTATTTTAAATCATGTAATAAAAGGAGTTGAAATAGCCAAAAAGCACAATTTACCAGATAGGGTTATAGATTTTATAAGAACTCACCACGGAACAAGTACGGTGTATTATTTTTATATGAAAGAAAAAGAATTACAAGAAAATAGGGAAGTTGATATTAAAAAATTTCAATATCAAGGGCCCAACCCGTTTTCAAAAGAAACCGCTATATTAATGATGTGTGATGCGGCAGAGGCTGCTTCTAAGAGTCTAAAAACACCAAATTCTCAAGTAATAAGTGATTTAATTGATAAAATTACAGAAAAGCAACTTTCAGAAAATCAGTTTTTAAATTCAGATATTACATTTAAAGAAATTGAGATTATAAAAAAAGTAATTAAAAAGAAATTACTAAATATTTATCATTTGAGAGTAGAATATCCTGAATAA
- a CDS encoding acetyl-CoA C-acyltransferase encodes MKEVVIVSVARTPIGSFLGSLSSITAPKLGAIAIKGALEKINLSPEMIDEVFMGNVVSAGLGQAPARQAAILAGLPNTTPCTTVNKVCASGMKAIMLASQSIALGDTSIVIAGGMENMSLIPHYQHARKGNKFGPISLEDGMQKDGLVDAYDNVAMGVCADSCATEYNFSREEQDNFAIQSYKRTTKAWEEGKYNDEIVPVEIPQRSGEPIIFSEDEEFKNVKMEKIPTLRPAFTKEGTVTAANASTINDGAAALVLMSADKAKELNLKPLAKIRSYADAAHEPEWFTTAPAKALPKALAKAKLDIKDVDFFELNEAFSVVGLANMKLLNLNDSNVNINGGAVSIGHPLGVSGARIVIALTSILKQQNAKIGAAAICNGGGGASAIIIERIS; translated from the coding sequence ATGAAAGAAGTTGTAATTGTATCTGTGGCAAGAACCCCAATTGGTAGTTTTTTAGGAAGTTTATCTTCTATAACAGCCCCAAAACTAGGTGCTATAGCAATAAAAGGTGCTCTAGAAAAAATTAATTTATCTCCAGAAATGATAGATGAAGTATTTATGGGAAATGTGGTTTCTGCTGGTTTAGGTCAAGCACCTGCAAGACAAGCAGCAATTTTAGCTGGCTTACCAAACACAACACCTTGTACCACAGTAAATAAAGTTTGTGCATCTGGTATGAAAGCTATTATGTTGGCTTCCCAAAGTATTGCCTTAGGAGATACCTCTATTGTAATTGCTGGTGGTATGGAAAATATGAGTCTTATACCTCACTACCAACATGCCAGAAAAGGCAACAAATTCGGACCAATATCTCTTGAAGATGGTATGCAAAAAGATGGCTTAGTAGATGCCTACGATAATGTTGCAATGGGAGTTTGTGCAGATTCTTGCGCAACAGAATATAATTTTTCTAGAGAAGAACAAGACAATTTTGCCATTCAATCTTACAAAAGAACTACAAAAGCATGGGAAGAAGGAAAATATAATGATGAAATTGTACCTGTAGAAATTCCTCAAAGGAGTGGAGAACCTATTATTTTCTCTGAAGATGAAGAATTTAAAAATGTAAAGATGGAAAAAATTCCAACTTTACGTCCTGCCTTCACTAAAGAAGGTACTGTTACTGCCGCAAATGCCTCAACAATTAATGATGGCGCAGCTGCACTAGTTTTAATGTCTGCGGATAAAGCAAAAGAACTAAATTTAAAACCATTAGCAAAAATAAGAAGTTATGCAGATGCTGCACACGAACCAGAATGGTTTACAACAGCTCCCGCAAAGGCATTGCCAAAAGCATTAGCAAAAGCCAAGCTAGATATTAAAGATGTTGACTTCTTTGAACTGAACGAGGCATTTTCTGTTGTTGGCTTAGCCAATATGAAACTGTTAAATTTAAACGATAGCAACGTTAATATAAATGGTGGTGCAGTTTCTATAGGGCATCCTCTTGGGGTTTCTGGAGCAAGAATAGTAATAGCACTAACTTCAATTTTAAAACAACAAAATGCAAAAATCGGTGCGGCAGCAATTTGTAATGGTGGCGGAGGTGCGAGTGCAATTATAATAGAAAGAATTTCTTAA
- a CDS encoding C40 family peptidase, with protein MLYGVCNLSVVPLRAEKSDFSEMISQVLFGEHFEILEKEKQWSKIRLSFDNFEGFINNNQYQQISEKTFDAISNEEPKYASELVDFVSNKNNELTTITIGAHLPLLQNNTLLIENVIYRYDSATFSKKLPKEEIIKIAFTFLNCPYLWGGKTPFGIDCSGFTQMVYKLCGYQLLRNAKEQATQGEVLSFIEESEAGDLAFFDNEEGEITHVGIVLNNYNIIHVHGKVRIDTLDHSGIFNADVQKHTHKLRVIKKLV; from the coding sequence TTGTTATACGGCGTTTGCAATTTAAGTGTTGTTCCTTTGAGAGCTGAAAAATCAGATTTTTCTGAAATGATAAGCCAAGTTTTGTTTGGTGAACATTTCGAAATATTAGAAAAAGAGAAACAATGGAGTAAAATTCGTTTGTCCTTTGACAACTTTGAAGGTTTTATAAACAATAATCAGTACCAACAAATAAGCGAAAAAACATTTGACGCTATTTCTAATGAAGAACCTAAATACGCTTCGGAATTAGTAGACTTTGTTAGTAATAAAAATAATGAACTTACTACTATAACAATTGGTGCTCACTTACCGTTATTGCAAAATAACACACTTTTAATAGAAAATGTTATCTACAGATATGATAGTGCTACATTTTCTAAAAAACTTCCAAAAGAAGAAATTATAAAAATAGCATTTACTTTTCTTAACTGCCCTTATTTATGGGGTGGTAAAACTCCGTTTGGAATAGACTGCTCTGGCTTTACACAAATGGTGTATAAACTCTGTGGATACCAACTATTAAGAAATGCTAAAGAACAAGCTACTCAGGGTGAAGTATTAAGCTTTATAGAAGAAAGTGAGGCTGGCGATCTTGCTTTTTTTGATAACGAAGAGGGAGAAATTACACATGTTGGTATTGTATTAAACAATTATAATATAATTCACGTTCATGGTAAAGTAAGAATAGACACCCTAGACCACAGTGGTATTTTTAATGCCGATGTTCAAAAACACACTCACAAACTAAGAGTCATTAAAAAATTAGTGTAA
- a CDS encoding tetratricopeptide repeat protein: protein MKNQILTLSLGLMTVVTFGQKKELKVAEKAIKNKEYTAAMKAVNSVEGMLASMDAKYKAKYYFLKAQAQSGKNNYEAAAETFNTLLSYEKQIGKQKYTKDVAPMLNQIIQKVSNLAINQYNDDKDYAQAAKNFALTFKLSPKDTSFLYNAAISASLGKDYDTSLTYFKQLKELGYTGISTMYLATNKETGEEENLGNKSNRDTMVKLGTHTNPTQKSTESKYAEIVKNIGYILVNQGKTEEAIVALQEARKESPKDVNLILNEAQLYIKLEKMDKFGDLMKEAVALDPTNPTLFFNLGVVNANEGNSEEAIKYYNKAIELDPNYGDAYMNLAVTMLSEEQAIVDEMNKNLSNFKKYDELQGKQKALYRKALPYLVKADSIKRNEGTVKSLLNIYDTLEMTKEADALRPIYKQMRSGN, encoded by the coding sequence ATGAAAAATCAAATATTAACGCTGTCATTAGGATTAATGACTGTTGTAACTTTTGGTCAAAAGAAAGAATTAAAAGTTGCAGAGAAAGCAATAAAAAATAAAGAGTATACTGCTGCTATGAAAGCCGTAAATTCTGTAGAGGGAATGTTAGCTTCTATGGATGCTAAGTACAAGGCTAAATATTATTTTTTAAAGGCTCAAGCTCAATCTGGAAAAAATAATTATGAAGCTGCAGCAGAGACTTTTAATACTCTTTTAAGCTATGAGAAACAAATAGGTAAGCAAAAATACACAAAAGATGTGGCACCGATGCTTAATCAAATTATTCAAAAAGTATCTAATTTAGCTATTAACCAATATAATGATGATAAAGACTACGCTCAGGCAGCTAAAAATTTTGCACTTACCTTTAAGTTAAGTCCAAAAGATACTTCATTTTTATACAATGCAGCAATAAGCGCTTCTTTAGGAAAAGATTACGACACCTCACTTACTTACTTTAAGCAATTAAAAGAGTTAGGTTATACGGGTATTTCTACTATGTATCTAGCCACCAATAAAGAAACTGGAGAAGAAGAAAACTTAGGAAATAAGTCTAACAGAGATACGATGGTTAAATTAGGTACTCATACAAATCCTACTCAAAAAAGCACTGAATCTAAGTATGCAGAAATAGTTAAAAATATTGGCTATATTTTAGTAAATCAAGGAAAAACCGAAGAAGCTATTGTAGCATTACAAGAAGCAAGAAAGGAGAGTCCTAAAGATGTAAATTTAATATTGAACGAAGCTCAGCTTTATATTAAATTAGAAAAAATGGATAAGTTTGGAGATCTTATGAAAGAGGCAGTAGCGTTAGATCCTACAAACCCAACTTTATTTTTTAACTTAGGGGTAGTAAATGCCAATGAAGGAAATTCTGAAGAAGCAATTAAATATTATAACAAAGCTATAGAGCTAGACCCTAACTACGGTGATGCGTATATGAATTTAGCAGTTACTATGTTATCTGAAGAGCAAGCTATTGTTGATGAAATGAACAAAAATTTATCTAATTTCAAAAAGTATGATGAGTTGCAAGGAAAGCAAAAAGCGTTATACAGAAAAGCATTACCTTACCTAGTAAAAGCAGATAGTATAAAAAGAAATGAAGGTACTGTAAAATCACTTTTAAATATTTATGATACTTTAGAGATGACTAAAGAAGCAGATGCTTTAAGACCAATTTATAAGCAAATGAGATCTGGTAACTAA
- the gyrA gene encoding DNA gyrase subunit A, with protein MTDGEKLIPINIEEQMKAAYIDYSMSVIVSRALPDVRDGLKPVHRRVLYGMHELGIKATGSYKKSARIVGEVLGKYHPHGDTSVYDSMVRMAQDWSVRYMMVDGQGNFGSVDGDSPAAMRYTEVRMQKISEDMLADIDKETVDHQLNFDDTLHEPKVLPTRIPNLLVNGASGIAVGMATNMAPHNLTEVINGTVAYIKNREIEIDELMQHITAPDFPTGGIIYGYDGVRDAFHTGRGRIVMRAKAIIEEVKGRECIIINEIPYQVNKAEMIKKTAELVNEKKLEGIANIRDESDRNGMRIVYVLKRDAIPNIVLNKLFKYTQLQTSFSVNNIALVNGRPEQLNLKQLIHHFVEHRHEVVVRRTEYLLKKAEARAHILEGLIIASDNIDEVIKIIRASSNADEARDSLIARFELTEIQAKAIVEMRLRQLTGLEQDKLRAEYDEIMLTITDLKDILSNEDRRYEIITEELLLIKDKYGDDRRSTIEYAGGDMRIEDIIPDTKVVVTISNAGYLKRTNLDEYKVQNRGGRGQKGATTRNEDFLEHLFVGTNHQYMMFFTQKGKVFWMRVYEIPEGGKNTKGRAIQNLINIEQDDSVKAFLVTQDLKDEEYINSHYVIMATKKGQVKKTSLEQYSRPRTNGINAITIKDGDELLEAKLTTGDSQVMLALKSGKCIRFEEAKTRPMGRTASGVRGITLQHENDEVIGMVAVNDMESNILVVSEKGYGKRSKLEDYRVTNRGGKGVKTLNISEKTGDLVAIKNVDDTNDLMIINKSGLTIRMAVEDLRVMGRATQGVRLIKIKDSDSIAAVAKVAHEEEEEETEGIDTSENTDANSESGTEIENESTDNQE; from the coding sequence ATGACAGACGGAGAAAAGTTAATTCCGATTAACATTGAAGAGCAGATGAAAGCTGCGTACATCGATTACTCGATGTCAGTTATTGTTTCAAGAGCATTACCAGATGTTAGGGATGGTTTAAAGCCAGTTCACAGAAGAGTTTTATATGGTATGCATGAATTGGGAATTAAAGCCACAGGTTCTTATAAAAAATCGGCAAGAATCGTAGGAGAGGTTTTAGGTAAGTATCACCCACATGGAGATACTTCTGTATACGATTCTATGGTGCGTATGGCTCAAGATTGGAGTGTGCGTTATATGATGGTAGATGGGCAAGGTAACTTTGGTTCTGTTGATGGCGATAGCCCTGCAGCAATGAGATATACCGAGGTTAGAATGCAGAAAATTTCTGAAGATATGTTGGCAGATATCGACAAGGAAACTGTAGATCATCAATTAAATTTTGATGATACTTTGCACGAACCTAAAGTATTGCCTACAAGAATTCCGAATTTATTAGTAAATGGTGCTTCTGGTATTGCTGTAGGTATGGCAACCAATATGGCGCCTCACAATCTAACAGAAGTAATTAATGGAACTGTTGCTTACATCAAAAATAGAGAAATTGAGATTGATGAATTAATGCAACACATTACTGCGCCAGATTTTCCTACAGGAGGTATTATTTATGGTTACGATGGCGTTAGAGATGCTTTTCATACAGGGAGAGGTCGTATAGTAATGCGCGCCAAAGCTATAATTGAAGAAGTAAAAGGAAGGGAGTGTATTATTATAAACGAAATTCCTTATCAAGTTAACAAAGCAGAAATGATTAAAAAAACTGCTGAGTTAGTAAATGAGAAGAAGCTAGAGGGTATTGCTAATATTAGAGATGAGTCTGATAGAAACGGTATGCGAATTGTATATGTTTTAAAACGAGACGCTATACCGAACATTGTGTTAAATAAGCTATTTAAATATACACAATTACAAACCTCTTTTAGTGTAAACAACATTGCGTTAGTAAATGGTAGGCCAGAACAATTGAATTTAAAACAATTAATTCATCATTTTGTAGAACATAGGCATGAGGTTGTTGTAAGAAGAACAGAATACTTACTTAAAAAAGCAGAAGCAAGAGCTCATATTTTAGAAGGTTTAATTATAGCATCTGATAATATTGATGAAGTTATTAAAATTATAAGAGCCTCTTCTAATGCAGATGAAGCTAGAGATAGTTTGATAGCTCGTTTCGAATTAACTGAGATACAAGCGAAGGCAATTGTAGAAATGCGTTTACGCCAACTAACAGGTTTAGAGCAAGACAAGCTAAGAGCAGAGTATGACGAAATAATGCTTACTATTACCGATTTAAAAGATATTTTATCTAACGAAGACAGACGTTACGAAATTATAACAGAAGAGCTTTTATTGATAAAAGATAAATATGGTGATGATAGAAGATCTACCATCGAGTATGCTGGAGGTGATATGCGAATTGAAGATATTATACCAGATACTAAAGTGGTGGTAACTATATCAAACGCGGGGTATTTAAAGCGAACAAATTTAGATGAATACAAAGTTCAAAATAGAGGAGGACGAGGCCAAAAAGGAGCAACCACCAGAAATGAAGATTTCTTAGAGCATTTGTTTGTTGGAACAAATCATCAATATATGATGTTCTTTACACAAAAAGGAAAAGTTTTCTGGATGCGTGTATATGAAATTCCGGAAGGAGGTAAAAACACAAAAGGAAGAGCTATTCAAAACCTTATCAATATTGAGCAAGACGATTCTGTTAAGGCATTTTTAGTAACACAAGACTTAAAAGACGAAGAGTATATCAATAGTCATTATGTAATTATGGCTACCAAAAAAGGTCAAGTTAAAAAAACCTCTTTAGAACAGTACTCTAGACCAAGAACTAATGGTATTAATGCTATAACGATTAAAGATGGAGATGAGTTATTAGAAGCAAAGTTAACTACTGGAGATAGCCAAGTAATGTTGGCATTAAAGTCTGGTAAATGTATTCGATTCGAAGAAGCCAAAACAAGACCAATGGGAAGAACTGCCTCTGGTGTAAGAGGAATTACTTTACAACATGAAAATGATGAGGTTATTGGAATGGTTGCTGTAAATGATATGGAAAGTAATATTTTAGTAGTTTCTGAAAAAGGATATGGAAAACGATCTAAATTAGAAGATTACCGAGTTACAAACCGAGGAGGTAAAGGAGTTAAAACATTAAATATCTCTGAAAAAACAGGAGACTTAGTGGCTATTAAAAATGTTGATGATACCAATGATTTAATGATAATTAACAAATCTGGTTTAACAATTAGAATGGCTGTAGAAGATTTAAGAGTAATGGGACGTGCTACACAAGGAGTTCGTTTGATTAAAATTAAAGACTCCGATAGTATAGCAGCAGTAGCTAAAGTGGCACATGAAGAAGAGGAAGAAGAAACAGAAGGTATAGATACTTCAGAAAATACTGATGCAAATTCTGAAAGTGGCACGGAAATTGAAAACGAATCAACAGATAATCAAGAATAA